GGCTTTTACCATCCCATGACATTGAAGCTCTTCATCTCAAACCTATGCCACAAAAATATGCATATTGCCATAGGTCTCTTTTATACtaaataattatataaaattTCCCCATCCGTATTCCAGCTCCCGTTAGCAGCACTGGTGAGCATCAACAGAATTTCAAGGGTGGAtaaggggggaggaaggggaagtattttcttttaagcaatCGAGGCTTTTTAAGCCAGAAGACAGCAGAACCTCATCTTTGGTCAGGATCTGACCATCACAGCTGAACCTTTCGAGTAAACTCGGGGAATGTTTTGTTAAACAATCTTGCAGTAAAAGGAATACAACTTCCAAGCTGGAAATGATCTGGATACCTGATGTTAAAAgaacaatgaggaaaaaagatgtCTTTCCCCCACTTCCCTCaagcacaaagaaataaaaatagacataaatgttccttcttttttgccaagtctttttttattttttttatttatttctaccTTCATTCAGTCCAAGGAAACAGATACAGCTACAATTATTTACCATGTTGGTACCCaactggtttatttttctgaatgagCAGGCAAAGTCTTGTAGGAGTAATTCTACTTTCCAACCATCAGAGAAATCTGAGAAATTGTCTTGCTGGACCCGAGATGCTAGTGCCCACTTGAAACACTCTGTGGATTAAAcagagtgaaagaaaacagatgggaaaataaGGTGCAGAACATTCAACTGCAAGAAATGGAGAGAGGTCTTGAGGAGGCAACACACCTTCCACACCTGGAGATGCTTCCTAAAGGGTTTCTTAGTTTGCTTTGAGTCAGACTGAGACCCACTCCAGATCAGCCACTCTGGCTAGATGCTTGACTGCAGCGAGGCATTAAGCGGAGATGGCTGCTCTGCAATAAATACCCAGAAGTGTTGTTATCTAGGAAAGTCAATGCAAGAGTGGCATGTAAACTACATCCCAGAAAAATACAGCTGCGAGGCAGCCTGCAATGTCTGGAAGTGGATGCCGTGCCAGTGCCATCATCAGGCACCAACAGGAGCCCAGGGCAGCCACAGAAAACACTTCCTCCAGCACCAAATGCCTGGACCATatccctggggaaggggcagccccccagcctgTTACAGAACATTTTTGGTAACAAGCCTACCAGCCCAGCTCTAGGGCAGGTAATCAGAGTGAGAGACAGAGCAGAAGAGAGGTCAATAGACCCCTTCCCTATACATCAGTACAACTacttaacagaagaaaaagaaaagaagcataaGTCTGTCAACACGCTGAGAGGTGTGAATTGTGACTTCTTCTCTGGATTCACAAAGGAAGGACCCCAGTTAATGAAAAAcatctattaattttaatagcAGCTTTTTgagtaaaataacaaaaaatcctaaaaattCCCTAGGCCTCTCCTTCCATCCATCTAGATGTCATTTGCTCTGATTCTTTGCCAATAATCCTTCCCCCCTTCATTGTATTTGAATTTCAGTGGCCCCTGCACACCAACACATTTTCTCTCATGCTGCCACCTACTCCTGCACTACAGTTGCTTGCCCTGTTGCTTCTGCAGCATTTCTACATGCTGCTGGGCAAGTAATTGAAGTGATTATTTTTCAACAAGTTATTGCTAAATGTTTGTGTGAATTACAGCAACGGGTCTAATTTACTACCTTGCTGAGCACTCACCTATGTAACTGGCACTCAGTGGAGCCGTGCTTCGGCGCTAGCAGAGAGCAAGCTGCTGCTAAGTACTGTGAAAAGTCAGAAACCTGGCATCTTGCCTAGCCCTGGCACCCCTGACGTAGCAGATCCTTTCGTTTTAATTCATCTTCCCCATCTGCAAAACCAGGGACAATAAAAATCTCTATTTGTCAGGTGAGATCCGGGCCTCTCCGAGGCCCGAGGTGGGTGCTGACTACCAGGGCTGGGCCACTGGTAGTCGGCGCTGGACAGTCAGGACAAAACCACCCCGGTGCTTGCAGCACCGTCTGCGCGGCCCGGGTCCGTCGCAGGGCgcttctctttgctttgctgCGTGCTGGGTGATGCCCGCCGCTGGAAGCGGCAGCTGACAAACGTCTCAGTCTTATTAGCAAGCCCAAAGGTCAACCCGTATTTCAGAGGCTGCTCCTGCTCGTCACGACTCCGTCTCGCGGTAGCGTTGCAACCCTCCGTGCTAAAGAGCCCGCGGGCGAGGAGCGCCGGTGCTGGAgcggccgggggccggggcggccgggTGGCCCCGGGGGAGGTGCGGGCTGCCACTGCGGGGCTGCGAGGGCCCCTCGCCCCCCAGGCTCTGCCCCTCGACGCCCCCAACCCCACGCTGGCTGCAGACTCGGAGGACGCTTCGGGCCGCCGCAGCGCGGGGAGGCGGCCCCCGGTTACGGCTGCGAAGGGCCGTGAAGACACTCAGCGCCCGCCGGTTTTTGCTTAATTCCGAGCGACCCCCGGGAGGCGGTGGGGCTGGCCCGGTCATCGCGGCCGCCGTGCCTAGGGGCTCCGCAGCGGCAGCCTGCGGGACGGCCGCGGCCGTGGAGGGGAGCGGTGGCTCCCACCCGGGTGCCCCGACGGGCGGGCGGCTCCGGCCGCCGCTGCGCGCAGCCCGGGCGGGACGCGCCGCTTCTGAGGTGCCCGCAGCCCTCTGAGACACGCAGTGACGGGTGGGGAAAAAGGCACCCGAGGTGTCCCACCTCTGGcgggacaaaaaaaaaaaggaaatctcaCTGATGAAGAGCTGTGAGCGCGGCTGCGGATCGGGAGCCACGCTTtagctccccccccccccccaaccatACACACgggtttttttttgccaaagcTGCGTAACTCCGGCGTATTTGCAGAAGGCAAACCTCAGCAATGCCAATGTGTAACAGGGAGGGCCGCAAAGGTGGCTGCCTCCCTCCTGGCCAAGGCAGGCCGGTAAGGGGTTCCCCGCGGCGGCTCCGCTGCGGGACCGCTCGCCCGGGCGGCTCTTGGGCAGGGAAGCgccccagcagcccagcccGCGGCCCCGGGCAGCGTGCGTGGAAGGGCAGCGGAGgcgagggcggggggggggcggattTAACTCTTCTTAAATGTCATACTTTAATGGGGatggaaaatgtgaattttctgTGCATTCCAGGAACAATTCCTTGGGGTGGTGACCTTTAGCACCGATTCTCTTCAGAGAGGAAAGTAGTCGAGTGTTTATCTGGATGACTGAAAGCTTTCCCTGGTGGAAGTTTATGGAAGTGTTAAAGGGGGCGGATAACACGGGCTTTGGAGGCGCTTGTCCAATGATCTGGAGGGGCTTGGAGAGCAGATCTCAGCTGGCAGACATTTAAATGGGAGACAGCTCGGCGCTGCTGCAATTTGTAGGCAGGATCCGAGACTCTCTCTCTATGGACTCCCGGGCAGCTCCGGGCTCCCGCGCCACCCGCTCCGCCGAGTGACCCGCCGGGCAGAGCCCCGCCGAGCCCCAGGCCCCGCCaaggagccgccgccgccgagccggGCCCCGccgaggagccgccgccgcgcaggTGAGGCGGAAggcgctgcgctgcgctgcgctgcgcgCACTCACAGCGGGGGCGCAAACGGGTCTGCCGGCTGCGGAGTTCGGCCGGTCTCTGTGGGAGGCAAAACTTCAATCTCTTTATCCTACCTtcggggagggggaagggaaggagtcGTTCATCGGTCTCTAGCAAAACTCCTGCGCGCTTCGGTTTTGCAGAGGGTGACACCCGTCCCTCCCGTCAGCGGGAGTCAGGCGGACGCCGACACTGCGGCCGCAGTGCTGGGGATTAGGGCGCCGTTACATCGCTCTCCCCTGACAAGCACAGGGATTGCAAAAGCCCCGTTAGCTCTGCCTCTCATCTCCGCCTACAGCATCACTCCCGACAAATTGGATTCGGCGCCCACCCGACACACGGCAAACTCCCGGCCCGGCCTCtgcgcggagcggggcgggggcaggtccccaggtgccagccccgtcccctcccgtcccgtcccgccgAGCTGCCCTCCACGAGACCGCGCagcccccggcgctgccccggcaCGCCTTTGCAAACCTCTGCGCCTCCGGGGAGCGTGCGCCTGCGCCTCCGGGAgctgcccggggcgggggccgtACCGCCCGCGGGAGTCAGTGGGTGCCGGCGGAGTCAGTCAGCGCCGCGCTTCCCGCAGCAGCGCGTCCTCGGGCGCCGTCGGGCGGGACGCGCCGCGGCTCCACCGCTGAGCTCAGCCCCCCCTCCGCCTTCCCCTCCGCCGCCTTCTCGCCCTGCCCTCCCACCTGACGTGGAGCCAGGGGTGTTTTGCCTCCCCGGCGGCTCCATGCATCCGTCGGCCACCGCTCCCCTTCCCCGCGCTGACAGGCCTCAGGTTCGGCTCGGCGCAGCCGGAGCGGCCGGTGCCGTCCCCGCAGCGCGCCGGCCCGGTGCGGCCCCGCTGGGGCGGACTGTCCGCGCTCCTCCCGGCGCCGGGCCCGCGGCGCGACCTGGCGCTTTTCCCTCGGGGAGGACGCTTGTTTCCTCGCCCCGTCCGTTTTCATGCCATCCCCCGGGGGGGTCGGGAGACATTTCCAGGGAGCTCTTTCTCGCTTGCGTAAGCCCAGTcggcggccgccccccgggGAGGAGACCCGGGCGGTGTCGCCAGCCGCCGCGAGGAGCGTCCGCACCCGCGGGGAGCCGGGTGAGCCGATCCCGGCCGAGCCAAGCCAAGCCGGCGGCCTCTGCGCCCCGACGGCCGCCGGTGATCCCTGCAGCGCACCCAGGCTGCGCTCAGCGACAGCCCTGTCTTACCTCGGCGGGTTGGGCGGTGCGGCGGggccgtcccgtcccgtcccgtcccgtcccgtcccgtcccgtcccggcGGGGTCGTCCTGTCCGgtgcggggccgcggcggcggcgggctggGAAGGTGCGCGGCCCCTCGCGTCCCGGCGGGCTGGGAAGGCGCGCGGCCGTCCGCGTCCCGCCACGCTGCCCTGCCCGGGTCCGCTCTTCTGAGCCGTAACGTCCCTTCCCGGCCGTCAGGTGCGGCCTCGCTCCTGGTGTCCCGCTCGTGGCTCCTCTCGGTGGAAGGATCGCGAGTGAACCCCGTTTCGCCCATCGGGGCTGAGATCCAGTGCTGGGGAAACCTCTTTTTGCATAGACAAGGCTCTGAGACACCAACGTGCGTTTGGCTCGCTCTGGCTGCTGAACCGACGCGGGGTTTAGTTACCCGTTTTGCGAGGTGCGCGGAGATCTTTGGGGGTAGCGCCAGTAGCCCCCGAGCCACAGCTGCCTGTGAGCTACGCCCGGTGATTCGAGAGCTGGAGAACCGCTGCtctcctgcccctgctcctCACTGCACCGAAAAAGCCTGGGAGGCACCAACTACCACGCAGTGGAGACTGTGTAAGTGATGGAGGGTGCCAATGTTCCTCTTTAGGATTCAGTCCCAAGCTGTgctaaagcatttctttttctctcggCAATGTCACCCAGAAATGCGTAGCTTCTCCTGAAgactttctccttttcaggaCGTGTGGCTGTGCTCAGGAGCCAAACTGTTCTGGTGGTGTTAGGGCTCCCTGAGCAAATCTGTCCGAAGGGAGTTTCGCTCTGGGGAGCGGAGCTGTCAGGCTGCATGGGTGTCTTCAGGACAAGTCTAATTCGGGTTTGGTACCAGCCATGCCCACCATGATGTTCAACTTCCCTGTAGTCCGGTAGGATGTCCTACAGAGCAGTGCTTTCTTAAAGGGGGGATTCGCAAAGTTTCAAAGttgttcttcttttttctttcttgtattgcTGCCTACACTCACTACGTGTCTCAAAAAAGCCGTCTCCATGACTTGCAAGAAGGAATTAtctgaaatgtaaatgtatCCAAACAGAGATGTTAGTTTTGCTGTCTTGATCTCAGAGAAAAATTATGGTTCTCTGGGAACTGCCATTGCCATGCctttttgtatatttaaaaatacagatctATGAACTATGAAAACATTACATAAGACTATTTCTGTAATTCATATATAATAAGCCAGGCATAAAATTATTCTGATCTCCTTTGGGACATAAACCACTTCAATTTTCTCAGTAGTCAAAGGGTTGtgttttgcctctttctttgGCTGGTATTTGAAGACCAccaaataaatttattttttttaggtcttcgtcagattatttttcatgttttctgtgaagCACATGAGTCCATGTCTCATCATAATATTTTCCTAGTAAATATGGTTTGCAGATGAAATTATGGGCCTGCTGAGGTCTGTGAGAATTTTGCTGTATGTTTCAACAGAACCAGGATTCCATCCAGTTCTTTTGAACAAGTTGCTTTGTGCTAAAAAATTTCAGTAATAACTTTCTGACTCTGCCTGGGAACTCCTAGGGAAGTGCTGCTTAGGAACTGACATGTGGCAATCCTTAATTTATAGCAGAAAatgtataaatgaaaaaattacagCTTAATTGTATGAAATAATAAACCTGAAAGCGTTTACAATTCTCTATGAATGGTTGCGAGTATTAATGGACACAATCCCTAATCTGTTTTAGATGATGAGATCCCAGGCTCTAGATAAACCACATATGAGGTGATATGAATGTTAGGGCCCAATTGTGCTCCTGTTTGAAGTCAGCAATAAAATTTCTCTTGGCTTTAGGACTAAGAGTTTACAGATGATGAAAAGTAGAACTCAGCTTAGCAGAGAAATATGGAAAGAATAggtttttgaagtgttttgttacttttaaaaaataaatattaattagatCAGATCTCTCTGGATCTGAACAAAATAAGTGGGAATTGACCTGGGCATTTTGGTTGTAGTCATCTGTTTGTTCAAAGGATTCTCGAAAGGATTCCCAAAAGGATTTCTGGTTATGCCAAGGCTTCTGTAACAGCCAGCATAAAGTACTGaaaattttgcagaaatttGGAATATAAGATTTTATAGCCTGATTCCTCACAGCTCCTACCCAAACTCCAGAGTTATTACTTCTGCAGAGTTATGGCTGTGACAAGGAAAAAACCATTTACTTCAGGAGAGATTTCTTTCTGCTAAAACTTTGGGTATGGTAACAGTGATTTAGCTGCTTGTACTCTTCcgtgttctattttttttcagtaataaaaaaaaactgCTAAGGAAACATTCACAAACACTATTTCACAGATGGATGAACCACCCTAGTTCCTAATGTAAGCAAACAGAGGCGTCATCTTCTCTCATAAGCAAATGCATTGCCTTGGGACCAGAGGTGATGCAGAATGCCTGTACTGCATTTTGGCTGCTTTCCTTACTAAGGCATACCACCTCGTTTGCCTTTGtatttggcatttttaaaacataatcttatttttttaataaatgtttaataGGTTACTATTAAAAGAAGGTCCTGCTTGAGCTGCTGTCGGGGTTATGAAGTTCACACAGCTTCTTCTGTGGGTCTATGTTTAAACTGTATTTAGCCCTAAATGATTGGATTACTTTTACTTTTAGATGTGTGTTTTGGAAGTGGCCATAACAAATGATTTTGCTGAGCTGTTGATTTTCATTTGAATCACAGTTTCATTTATGAGCATGTAATATAGCTTCTGCCTTTAAGGTTGGACACCAAGTCAGTGAAAAATTACCTTTCCTCCCCCAGTTTAGGATCATATTGAAACACATGCTTGCATTTCCTTAGAGTTAAGCACGTGCTTAATAAAGGTGCAGGAATCTGGGATACAGATCTTACAATAGTAAACATTGCCATCAAATTTCCCCCAAATTCCCATCCCAAAATACACCTCATTTTCACATGACTGGACCTTACTGTGTCATCaattacacatttattttaaaaaaaaaaaaaggtgaagcaATGTGGAGGTCATcagttttagaaataaaagaaataaaagtagtCCAGGAATATGGATGTTGGTGGAACTTCAACTCAGTTATAGGACACTAAACAAACACCTGAAGTTTCCTGGTACTGCTTATAAACtagcaatttattttcaattgcatgcaatgacttttttttttttttcctttaaggcTCTGGAACCATGTTGAGTAAATAAAGTGTGTATTAAAATACCATCTAAATGCAGCATGGGTATACAGTCACCAGAGAAATAGCAGTAGTTTTAGAAGAAGTCATTATGGTCTCTTGAGGAAATAAGCAATGGTTTATAacgcttttaaaaaattattttaaagacaaaattaaaaagaaacacatttaaataaCATTCAGGTTGTAATAGAAACGGGTAAAACCCAGCAAATGTGAGGTCCAAGCTGACGCTTGAAATTATGCTGCATTAGTCTTCAATTAGAGCTCccaacttttttttgtattctatGTCAGAGCCTTAAGGTTATTAGGTGGCCCTTACAGCACTGGCATTTGGCTGCTTTCCTGCCTAGTTGTGTGGTCTCAGGCAGAGCGGATAAAGCCGTCCAGGACGGTGCCCTGCGTTTCACGTATGTTTCTTGGGTAGTAACACAAGCAGGACTCTCAAACACTGATTTGTCCCTTACTGATAAAATGAGTCAAATAAGGGATACAACCGCAGCACTCCCAGTGGGTAGAAGACACCAACAtcctcaggtttttttcacagTTCTTCCCCTTTTTAATGCATGTGCCTCTTCACAGTTCTGCTGTTCTATGGGGTTTTTGCAAGCAGTCGCTCATTTCTGTTGGTTTCTTCCAGGCTCCCCATGGGGAGGGGCCCCTGAGAGCCTCATTCCCTGATTTGTCTCTCTTGATGCCACATCCCTTGCTTTCCAGAACAATGTGGAGACCACGGTACTTGTGGATGGGGGGAAAGTGTGACAGCCGATGAGTTTCTTCCCGGCTGGTTGGTGTCTTGAGCTGACTGAGCAGCCAAAAGAGCTCAGAGCtttgggaagcagcagaaatggtGGAATGAGGGAGGCAAGAAAGGCTGTTCCTACGCTAGTTATTAGGTTTGGAGCAGGGATGCCATTTTGAAGAACCTCATAGTCTCCACCTACTGCACTTGTGTACACAAACTACGTTCTTTTCAGATACTGATACCTCATGATACTTAATGTCATATATGAAACTCTGCTGTCCTCATATGTTCTTTCAATATCATGCTGTATATAATGAGTAAAATTCAGAGATCTGAAAAATTCTTAACACTGTGATTGCATCTGTGTAACTTCCGTCAAGCATTCAGAGTAATGCGTGAGAAGGTGTAATTTGAAATTACAGATGCATCTCACTTAACCTCTACCTAAATAGTCTTGTATGTTAGTTGCCTGTCTTATTGCACATCTCTTACCTTAAGCTTCATTACACTCAGACGCATTGGATCAATTCAGAGGGGCAGTGTGACAGAGCTTGGGATGCTGTAATTCATACAACAGGTGGATATAGCACGTACATTATATTCTGGGTGTATATTAAGCAAGAAGCTGTACAAAGCTTCTGAGTCTGACTAAGGAACACATAGCTACCCTGATCTCCTGACTTAAAGAGTTTAGTCCTCTGGTATTGCAGATAGCTATGTCATATAAATCCTTGTGTAGCATGAAATCTGTTCTTCCACCAGTGTAAGTCAGGAGCAGCATTCCTAATGTCAGTGAGCTATAAGAAGGGAATGAGAACTCTTAACTAGGGTAATATACATGGagaaaagagctggaaaaaggTGCATTCtacacaaaatgaaattctCTTTGGTCTTAGTTTAGCCTCTGACTTTCAATCACTGTACATTAAAGCTTTTATCACTTGGCAATTTGGAAacagctttccagctgctgaagGCTAAATGCTTCTCTTTTATAAGTGTGCGCGTGCACAAACACATACTTATTTTATGGAACTGAAAATTTACTGCATACCTGACTTCTGTTGATATCTGAAATCCACAACTGTGCTTTATTCCCTCAACTTCCTCCATATAGGATGGTCCGCACACTGTATGCCATCGGCGCTGTGTTTCTTCTGATGGGATTTCTGCTACCACCagcagaagggagaaagaggaatCGTGGATCTCAAGGTGCTATTCCTCCTCCTGACAAAGATCAGCCCAATGATTCAGAGCAAATGCAGACACAGCAGCAGTCGGGCTCTAGGCATCGAGAACGAGGAAAAGGCACCTCGATGCCTGCTGAAGAGGTGCTGGAGTCTAGTCAGGAGGCATTGCACATCACTGAGCGCAAGTACCTAAAGCGGGATTGGTGCAAAACTCAACCCCTCAAACAAACTATCCACGAAGAAGGCTGCAACAGTCGTACCATTATCAACAGGTTCTGCTACGGCCAGTGCAATTCCTTCTACATCCCCAGGCATGTCCGTAAAGAGGAAGGCTCCTTCCAATCTTGTTCCTTCTGCAAGCCCAAGAAATTCACCACCATGACTGTTACACTCAATTGCCCTGAGCTTCAGCCTCcgaggaagaagaaaagaatcaCCCGAGTTAAGGAATGCCGGTGTATATCTATTGACTTGGACTAAACTGAGAAAAGTATGGTACCGGTTGCACTTGACTGTACGCAATCATTGCCAGCATGAGAGCGAGTGGCATGAACTAGCATACCTTCAGGGCTGGACAAAATTGTGAATTACCTAAAAcgagaaaaaaaccaaaacccaaaatattgATGTAAGGGAAGGGCACGtatgtgtatgtttgtgtgtaagagagaaaatgaatgtGTACAAGCAAATATATGAGCATTCAGTACgacaaaataatttaacaggggtatgaaatattaaaaaaatctatttaccCGCAGTCATGAATTAGGTTTCCTAGTGTATATTCACATTTTTGCCGCTTGCTGGGAAAGTGGAGCTGTGGCTTTTGCTAATGTTCACCTGCCGTGATATTTGCTTTTACTGTATTAAGAGAAACATCAAAGTGAGAGGACAATATATTTGAAAGCATGAATCTATTCTTAAATACGAAGTAGGCAAAAAGCAGTTTAAAGCATAGCAAAACCATCATTGAAAATAGCAGCTGTATCAAGAGTTTGTAACATgcttcttcaaaaaaataactgtaatCCAAAAGCTATGTCTGGAGAACAACAGGGGCACATGGGAGTGTTGAAAAGTCAGTATAGGTGGATGGAAAACAGAGCTACAGCAAGTTAGAAAGCAAAAGGCCAAAGTAAGTAGACAGGGAGAGTACAAAAGggaatagaaaaaggaaatatagaTAAATAGGAAGACACAGAAGAAGAGATACTGTCTTCTGTTTACgttttgctttaatttataTATCTAGTCATATATTACATAAATTAAAGAGAAACTATATACAAGGCTATAAATATACTTCTGAATTCTAATGGCTCTCTAAATCAATCAAAACCCATTCTTGTGCCACTAGATCCATTTGATGTCTTGTATTTCTGATATCAGTTATTCttcatatttacatatatatgtatatgcagtATCTTTTAGTCATTGGTATCTATACATACATACAAGGAGTATGCATACTCCATTGTGTGTGTCTGAactc
The Gavia stellata isolate bGavSte3 chromosome 7, bGavSte3.hap2, whole genome shotgun sequence genome window above contains:
- the GREM1 gene encoding gremlin-1 isoform X1 produces the protein MVRTLYAIGAVFLLMGFLLPPAEGRKRNRGSQGAIPPPDKDQPNDSEQMQTQQQSGSRHRERGKGTSMPAEEVLESSQEALHITERKYLKRDWCKTQPLKQTIHEEGCNSRTIINRFCYGQCNSFYIPRHVRKEEGSFQSCSFCKPKKFTTMTVTLNCPELQPPRKKKRITRVKECRCISIDLD
- the GREM1 gene encoding gremlin-1 isoform X3, whose amino-acid sequence is MVRTLYAIGALHITERKYLKRDWCKTQPLKQTIHEEGCNSRTIINRFCYGQCNSFYIPRHVRKEEGSFQSCSFCKPKKFTTMTVTLNCPELQPPRKKKRITRVKECRCISIDLD
- the GREM1 gene encoding gremlin-1 isoform X2, producing the protein MVRTLYAIGAVFLLMGFLLPPAEGRKRNRGSQGAIPPPDKDHQEALHITERKYLKRDWCKTQPLKQTIHEEGCNSRTIINRFCYGQCNSFYIPRHVRKEEGSFQSCSFCKPKKFTTMTVTLNCPELQPPRKKKRITRVKECRCISIDLD